One region of Vitis vinifera cultivar Pinot Noir 40024 chromosome 1, ASM3070453v1 genomic DNA includes:
- the LOC100264392 gene encoding mediator-associated protein 2 — protein sequence MDAVSEADYKPPPEFIEDTKDSLVDLSMTDSKELWLIQWPVNQHPDFDGQELSLKLHQDGQLGKFEGSSGKLYNVVSFASQDPDATVFISSPSESKIVGKISRRVSLVHYPEPDELENQSANNLRKMYQRSGGSSLTHSSHHYSTPSHSTKLRNPQSVSGRSASTHSSRHKRRHADKPATSINQLTQDSGRGHSTVTSSGSLGLSHQGKSTKKVKLEG from the exons ATGGATGCTGTTAGCGAAGCCGATTACAAACCTCCGCCAGAATTTATTGAGGATACCAAGGATTCACTAGTCGATCTTAGTATGACGGACTCGAAAGAACTTTGGCTGATTCAGTGGCCTGTTAATCAA CACCCTGATTTTGATGGGCAAGAACTGTCACTCAAGCTTCATCAGGATGGACAGTTGGGCAAGTTTGAAGGTTCATCTG GAAAATTATACAATGTCGTCAGTTTTGCGTCTCAGGATCCAGATGCGACGGTTTTTATATCATCTCCATCTGAGTCAAAAATAG TGGGAAAGATCTCACGGCGTGTTTCCCTTGTCCACTACCCTGAGCCCGATGAACTTGAAAATCAAAGTGCCAACAATTTGAGAAAAATGTATCAGAGATCTGGAGGAAGTAGCTTGACCCATTCTTCTCATCATTATTCAACTCCTTCTCACAGTACTAAGCTGAGAAACCCACAATCAGTGAGTGGCCGATCTGCCTCCACACATAGTAGCAGGCATAAGAGAAGGCATGCTGATAAGCCTGCCACATCCATCAACCAGCTTACTCAAGACTCAGGGCGAGGTCATAGTACAGTTACTTCTTCAGGGTCCTTAGGGCTTTCTCATCAAGGGAAATCAACAAAAAAGGTAAAACTTGAGGGCTAA
- the LOC104880995 gene encoding probable pectinesterase 29, with amino-acid sequence MRYITMFVVLLLFILGDWTLSKGAPAPISREIFVNPQGGSGIYTTIQDAINQGVPGNNTGWVLINVAPGVYAENVTVPRDKPYVYLKGHQRSTTIVAGRSSGNLWEATLMVLADNFIAQRITFKNTFNVAGSILGNDVKPAVAVSVQGDKNSFYRCAFIGLQDTLFDAIGRHFFRSCYIEGAVDFIFGDGTSMYQACVINATGYGFITAQRRETPDGPSGFVLKFTRVIGTGPTYLGRAYGAYSRVLFYKSTLSGSVDPKGWDPWNFVGHENQLTYAEVDCRGDGANTSQRVSWEKTLSPSELKSLISTSFIDNEGWLANQPLSA; translated from the exons ATGAGATATATAACTATGTTTGTTGTTTTGCTGCTCTTCATTTTAGGTGATTGGACACTAAGTAAAGGAGCGCCAGCTCCCATTTCTAGGGAAATCTTTGTCAATCCCCAAGGTGGCTCTGGAATCTACACAACCATTCAAGATGCTATCAACCAAGGCGTTCCGGGAAATAACACCGGATGGGTTTTGATTAATGTGGCCCCTGGGGTTTATGC GGAGAATGTAACAGTTCCTCGAGATAAGCCATACGTATATTTGAAGGGTCACCAGAGATCTACCACAATAGTTGCTGGGAGGAGCTCTGGCAACCTTTGGGAAGCTACTTTGATGGTATTAGCAGACAATTTCATTGCCCAACGCATAACTTTCAAG AATACATTCAACGTTGCTGGCTCAATCCTCGGAAATGATGTGAAGCCTGCTGTGGCCGTCTCTGTGCAAGGAGACAAGAATTCTTTCTACCGATGTGCCTTTATTGGTCTACAAGATACATTATTTGATGCAATTGGTCGGCATTTCTTCCGGTCTTGCTACATTGAAGGTGCAGTTGACTTCATCTTTGGTGATGGAACCTCAATGTACCAG GCCTGCGTAATAAATGCAACCGGATATGGTTTCATAACAGCACAACGCAGAGAGACCCCAGACGGACCATCgggttttgttttgaaattCACGAGGGTGATTGGGACTGGTCCAACATATCTTGGTAGAGCATATGGGGCTTATTCAAGAGTCCTGTTTTATAAATCCACGCTTTCAGGCTCTGTGGACCCAAAGGGATGGGACCCTTGGAATTTTGTAGGTCATGA GAACCAACTGACTTATGCAGAGGTTGATTGTCGTGGTGATGGAGCTAATACCTCACAACGAGTTAGTTGGGAGAAAACACTAAGCCCCTCTGAGTTGAAAAGTCTTATCAGCACATCGTTCATCGACAATGAGGGATGGCTAGCAAATCAGCCCCTTTCTGCCTAA